Proteins from a genomic interval of Oncorhynchus mykiss isolate Arlee chromosome 21, USDA_OmykA_1.1, whole genome shotgun sequence:
- the LOC110500253 gene encoding UPF0606 protein KIAA1549: MLRPPGRDPIKPPPPVTYVPGNRPTTTTKATTVTTTTTGTLASVTWTPPVQAPPGRQYLCNVTKPDMYLVRVVLPKSASTVGFGQVRDILKREFNCSVELQVLRTPSSFAFRAVAGPLIFNAMSVINALRQSTPGSSSLPTVSPLYSIPDHKYQIHSVLQFVPSHVDVRVCNFSERVERGLLMAYTETRRRAYEFGNVTVQLLNITMGQAKPQGDQKVPVDITFALRDGRGYLLGSEVSGHLRHLSTVEFSFYLGFPALQIAEPFHYPELNVSHHLRSSWVRTVLLGVQEQTVTERSFKARLERRLALLLEEGLGEGLGDGSQRRRWKRSTAVGNNSLQVVRVSRLAGSGRSLEVVYFVEGPGGERVPADATAATLNRLELQRAAIVLGHRVQRPLAQPVETLTVPPSETPSSSVWLIVGVVVPVLLAIVIIIILYWKLCGSEKLEFQPDAINTIQQRQKLQAPSVKGFDFAKLHLGQHSKDDIMVIQEPGALPMPIKEATPSEGGDVNTPKSKGSSTKAARANRRRGRLSPSDGDSLGSDQSSGRESAEETTRHVATPHEGKQHRNKTPKNGRNKMIPPTGSGPDELLSSSSIFDHVDRLSRGSSDGRGRQANKVQLIAMQPRPSPPQRSHSPTLTERVSAEVALRHKSEIEHHRNKLRQRAKRRGQCEFPSMDDILDAFGQAQEEAGQGGCPQRLYNSAHDHMDSILHTDPPSPPTPGESRKRGRRSPRGRRRQQGNGSLPDTDRLTDRDRLLTDHSATYRKYPGLNNVAYMSDPDLPPDHGSPSPNDEVFDHAPPPPPYVPPQPSIEEARQQMHSLLDDAFALVSPSSQGSVSVGVTQVSPALPSPSPSPQTRPSRQWGSYPAAPTHSPFSARYAELGMSPSSVQGLLQRQGLGSGAYVTAEEQLQESVYANRGQYEEPPSSSRPRPVGGSTGAQLHHLTQVGLSSRISAYPGVGRSVSGPTGSSWNQQPLDQDLSRPEASRESVLSFPEFSSPTVFQMPSSSLGDHSVPPMLLAPPTPEFPLDESSPSAQSSASLIKAIREELRRLAQKQVAVAGTYS, encoded by the exons TCCTGCCTAAGTCTGCCTCCACTGTGGGCTTTGGCCAGGTCAGGGACATCTTGAAGAGGGAGTTCAACTGCTCAGTGGAGCTACAG GTCCTGAGAACTCCGTCTAGCTTTGCGTTCCGTGCTGTGGCGGGACCTCTGATCTTCAACGCCATGTCTGTCATCAACGCTCTGCGCCAGTCAACACCAGGCTCCTCCTCGTTACCCACTGTCTCACCCCTCTACAGCATACCTGATCACAAGTACCAGATACACTCTG tGCTGCAGTTCGTGCCCAGTCACgtggatgtgcgtgtgtgtaacttCAGTGAGCGAGTAGAGAGAGGATTGCTGATGGCCTACACAGAGACACGCCGACGCGCATATGAATTTGGCAATGTTACTGTACAG CTTCTGAACATCACCATGGGTCAGGCCAAGCCACAGGGTGACCAGAAGGTTCCTGTGGACATCACGTTTGCGTTGCGTGATGGACGGGGCTACCtgttagggtcagaggtcagcgGTCACCTGAGACACCTAAGCACGGTGGAGTTCAGCTTCTACCTGGGCTTCCCCGCGTTGCAGATTGCTGAAc CCTTCCACTACCCCGAACTGAACGTTTCTCACCATCTACGCTCCTCCTGGGTCCGCACAG TGTTACTGGGTGTCCAGGAGCAGACGGTGACTGAGCGGAGCTTCAAGGCTCGTCTGGAGCGCCGTCTGGCCCTGCTGCTGGAGGAGGGGCTGGGGGAGGGGCTGGGGGACGGGAGTCAACGGCGCCGCTGGAAGAGATCCACGGCCGTGGGTAACAACAGCTTACAG GTGGTGCGTGTGTCGAGACTGGCAGGTTCAGGGCGTTCTCTGGAAGTGGTGTATTTTGTGGAGGGACCAGGGGGGGAGAGAGTTCCTGCTGATGCCACCGCTGCCACCCTCAACCGCCTGGAGCTGCAACGGGCTGCCATCGTACTGGGGCACCGCGTCCAGAGACCCCTTGCCCAGC CTGTGGAGACGCTGACAGTGCCCCCGTCTGAGACTCCGAGCAGCAGTGTCTGGCTGATTGTGGGGGTGGTGGTGCCTGTCCTGCTGGctatcgtcatcatcatcatcctctacTGGAAACTGTGCGGCTCGGAGAAGCTGGAGTTCCAGCCTGACGCCATCAACACCATCCAGCAGAGACAGAAG ctgcagGCTCCCAGTGTGAAAGGGTTTGACTTCGCCAAGCTCCACCTGGGGCAGCACAGTAAGGATGACATCATGGTGATCCAGGAGCCTGGTGCCCTCCCTATGCCCATCAAAGAGGCCACCCCCTCTGAGGGAGGGGATGTCAACACTCCCAAATCCAAGGGCTCCTCCACCAAGGCTGCCCGCGCTAACCGCCGTAGGGGGAG ACTGTCCCCGTCAGATGGTGACTCGTTAGGTAGCGACCAAtcgagtggcagagagtctgcaGAGGAGACCACCAGACATGTGGCCACGCCCCACGAGGGGAAACAGCACCGAAACAAAACGCCCAAGAATG GGAGGAATAAGATGA tccctcccacAGGCAGTGGTCCAGATGAgctgctctcctcttcctccatcttcgACCACGTGGACCGTCTGTCCCGAGGCTCTTCTGACGGCAGGGGTCGCCAGGCCAACAAGGTCCAGTTGATTGCCATGCAGCCCCGGCCCAGCCCACCACAACGCTCACACAGCCCCACCCTCACAGAGAGGGTCAGCGCAGAg gtGGCTCTGAGACATAAGTCAGAGATCGAGCACCACAGGAACAAGCTGCGTCAGCGGGCTAAGAGACGGGGCCAGTGTGAGTTCCCCTCTATGGATGACATCCTGGATGCCTTCGGGCAGGCGCAGGAGGAGGCGGGGCAGGGAGGGTGTCCCCAGCGCCTCTACAACTCAGCCCATGACCACATGGACAGCATCCTGCACACCGACCCCCCCTCGCCCCCCACCCCAGGGGAATCCAGGAAGAG GGGGAGGCGCTCTCCTCGGGGCCGGCGGAGGCAGCAGGGGAACGGCAGTCtgccagacacagacagactgacggaCAGAGACCGCCTGCTCACAGACCACAGCGCCACCTACAGGAAATACCCTGGACTCAACAATGTGGCCTACATG tcggACCCGGATCTACCTCCAGACCACGGCAGCCCCTCCCCTAACGATGAGGTGTTTGACCACGCCCCTCCCCCGCCGCCCTACGTGCCCCCCCAGCCATCCATCGAGGAGGCGCGGCAACAGATGCACTCCCTATTGGACGATGCCTTCGCCCTGGTGTCACCCTCCTCCCAGGGCAGCGTCAGTGTCGGGGTCACGCAGGTCAGCCCCGCCCTGCcgagcccctctccctccccacagaCACGCCCATCACGCCAGTGGGGCTCCTACCCCGCAGCCCCCACACACAGCCCCTTCTCTGCG AGGTATGCAGAGTTGGGGATGTCTCCCTCGTCAGTACAAGGCCTGTTGCAGAG gcagGGCCTGGGTTCGGGGGCCTATGTTACTGCAGAGGAGCAGCTGCAAGAGTCTGTCTATGCCAACAGGGGGCAGTATGAagagcctccctcctcctccagacCTCGGCCTGTTGGGGGGAGCACAG GTGCTCAGCTGCATCACCTGACTCAGGTGGGGTTGTCGAGCCGGATCAGTGCGTACCCTGGGGTGGGCCGCAGTGTCTCTGGGCCAACAGGCTCCAGCTGGAACCAGCagcctttagaccaggacctCTCCAGACCTGAAGCCAGCAGAGAGAGT gtgctGTCGTTCCCTGAGTTCTCCTCCCCCACTGTGTTTCAGATGCCCAGCTCCTCTCTGGGAGACCATTCTGTCCCCCCGATGCTCCTGGCCCCTCCCACTCCAGAGTTCCCCCTAGACGAGTCCTCCCCCTCAGCCCAAAGCTCCGCCTCCCTCATCAAGGCCATCAGGGAGGAGCTACGACGACTTGCCCAGAAACAGGTTGCTGTGGCCGGCACCTACTCCTAG